TACAGAGAGTACGCCTCGGGGTGCCGCCGCCCGCGCCGCCTCGCATCTGGACCTTTTTGAGCCGCCTGCCAGCTTAGTTCCTCGCTAGGAGGCGCCGAGGCCGGGCTTGGGGGCGTTCACGAGGACGCCCATGTTGCCGTAGGGATGCTTGTTCTCCAGCATGAGCTGGTGGCACTCGGGAATGTCGTCGAAGGCGTACGTCTGCGACAGACATGGGTCGACCTGGCCGGCCGCCACCAGCTTTGTCACCGCCGCGGCCTGCTCGTCGTTGGAGAGATGGCTGCCCTGGAAACGCTTCTGGCGCATCCAGTGATAGCGAAGATCGAGGGTGACGTTGTAACCCGTGGTGCCCGCGCAGATGACGATCATGCCGCCGGTCGCGCACACGAATTCCGAGGTGGGGAGCGTAGACTCACCGGGATGCTCGAAGACGATGCGGGGATTGGTCTTCTCCCCGAGGGCGTCCCAGACGGCCTTGCCGAAGGCGCGGGCGCCCTTGGCCCAGTTGCCGTAGGCCTTGCCGTCCTTGGTATCGGGCATGGGCCCCCAGTGGTCGAACTGGGTGCGATTGATGACGCCCGCGGCGCCATGCTCGGTGCAGAACTTGCGCTTGGCCTCGTCCGAGACGACGGCGACGGCGCGGCCGCCCTGAGCGCGCGTGATCTCGAGGGCCATGCTGCCAAGCCCGCCCGTGGCTCCCCAGACGAGCACCACATCGCCGCGCTCGACGGTATGGGGAGCCCAGCCCATGAGCATCCGGTAGGCGGTTGACCCGCACAGGAGGAAGCAGCCGGCCGCCTCCCAGGTGAGCCGCCTGGGCTTGGGCACGCACTGATGCGCCTGGGCGCGGGCAAACTGGCAGTAGCTGCCGTAATTGGTCTGGTAGCCCCAGATCCGCGTGCTCTCGGCGAGCATGGGATCCTTGCCGGAGAGCACCCAGGGGTCATCGGGCCGCCACCAGCCGCTGTGAATGATGACCTCGTCGCCGACCTTGACGTTCTTGACGTCTTTGCCGACTGCCCACACGATGCCCGAGCAATCGCTGCCGCCGGCGTGGAAGTCTTCGGGCTCGCCCAGCTTCTGGCGCTCGGCGATGACGTCGAGGGGCTGGCCGAGGGCAGCCCAGACATTGTTGTAGTTGATGCCGGAGGCCATCACGTAGATCAGCACCTCGTCGGGCCCGATGGTCGGCGTGGGAATGATTTCCCGCTTCCACGCATCCCGCGGCTGACCGAAACGGTTCTGCCTGACGAGATACGCGTGCATCCGCGCCGGCACCTCGCCGAGCGGCGGCTTCTCGCCGATGTCGTAGAGATCTGCCATGTCCCCTCCGGTTCGGGGCTACTTGCCTTGGAAGTCGGCGCGCTTGCGCTCCGCGGCGGCCCTCATGCCCGCCTTGCGGTCATCAGAGAGCAGCGGGCCTGCCGCCTGGTCGGCTTCCCAGGCGAGCCAGGCATCGCGCTCGCGCCAGTAGGTTCCATCGATGGCCTGCTTGGCCGCCTGCACGGCGAGCGGACCGTTCGCGGCGATCTCCGCCGCCAGCTCAGCGGCCCGCGCCTGGATCTCGCCCGCCGGGTACACGTGATTCACGAATCCGATCCGTAGCGCCTCGGCGGCGTCGAAGCGCCGGGCGGAGTAGATCAGCTCCTTGGCCATGCCGATCCCGATGGTGCGTGGCAAGCGCTGGGTGCCGCCCATGTCCGGGATGATACCGAGCTGGACCTCGGGAATGGAAAAGACCGTGCCCTCGGCGGCGATGCGGATATCGCAGCAGAGGGCCAGCTCCATGCCCGCGCCCATGCAGACACGCTGGATGGCCGCGATGACGGGGACGCGCACGCGCTCGAGGCGCGTGAAGCATTCCTGCAGATGCGCGAGATGATGCCGGATCTGCGGAAGAGCGGCGCCGGCAGAGCCTTCAAGCATGGCCCCGAGGGTCGAGCCCGCCTTGACGTCGAGACCCGAGCAGAAGGCCCCGCCCGCGCCCTGGAGGATGACGACGCGCACGCCCGGGGCGCTGTCCACGGCATCGGCAGCCTCGCGAATCCCTTCCCAGACCTCGAGGTCGAGGGCGTTCAGCCGCTCCGGCTTGTTCAGCGTGATGGTGGCCACGGGCGCCTTGATCTCGACCTGCACCTTGCTCGTCATCCATTGCTCTCCAGTTGCTTCTCCCGACGCATCCCTCTCCCCTCGAGGGGAGAGGGCAGGGTGAGGGGTGCCGAGCCATGTCGCCGAGCCCGCAGTTCGAGCTGAGGCGCTCGTCTCGAGCGGCGAGGCGAGGGCTTAACCATTGAACTGCTTCACCAGCGCGGGCAGGCGCGGATCGCCGAGATTGGGCTGGTAGGGCTGATAGAGCGAGGTGCGGTCGAGCAGCCCCTGGTAGCGCTCCATGATCTTGTCGTGCAGCTTGTCATAGGTCGCCGTCACCGCGTAGGTGTCGAGCATCTCGTCCGTGATGAGCTCGGCCATGCCCTTCCAGTCGCCTTCCACGCTCTTCTTGTGGAGCTGGGCCGACAGCCCGCCCCAGCCGTGGACGTCGAGCACGGGCTGGTAGGTTCGGGTCGAGGCGTAGAAGGAGATCTGCTGCTTGACCATCAATTCCTGGTCGCGCCGCTCCTTCTCGGTGTCGCCCACGATGACGAAGCTGGCCGTCGCGTACGTGAAGTCCTTGCGCGAGCGACCCGACTTCTTCAGCCCCGCTTCGACGCTCGGGTGCACGACCTCCCGAAGATACTTCGGGCTGTTGAAGGGATGCACGTGCATCCCGTCGCAGAACTCCCCGGCCACCCCGCACATGTAAGTGTTCACGGCGGCGATGTAAATGGGCACGTTCGGGCGGTCGATGGGGCCCGGATTGAAGAACGGCGTCATGACGTCGAAGGTGTAGAACTGCCCCTTGAAGTTGAGCTTGGTGCCGTTCTGCCAGCAGTCCCAGATGGCGCGGACGGCGCGGACGGCCTCGGCCATCTTGGGCCCGGGCGACTCGAACTTGACCGAGAAGCGCCGCTCGTTGTGCGCCTTGACCTGGGTGCCCAGCCCCAGCATGAAGCGCCCGCCCGAGGCCTTCTGCAGATCCCAGGCGATCATGGCCGTGATCATGGGACTGCGCGAGAAGACCGTGGCGATGTTCGTGCCGAGCTTGACGCTCTCGGTGACGGAGGCGGCCACGGCCAGGGGCAGAAACGGGTCGTGCTGGGTCTCCGCGGACCAGAGGCAGTCATAGCCCATGGCCTCGACCTTGCGGGCATAGTCGGGGAGCGTCTTGAGGTCGTGGCTGAGCATGCCGATATCGAGCTTCACGGGCGATCTCCTTGTCCCAGCCCTGAGTAGGGGGTGCCCGGGAAGCATACGCGAGGCGCATGGCTGCTTCAACAGATCGCCCTGCGGAGCGGAAAGGGCGGACGAACGGCAGGCGACAGTTCTTTGCCGCGGGAGAGCTAGCCGGAGACCTCCTTGTACGTGCCGGACTCGATGGTCCAGGTCTGGGGCACCTGGCCGCCGCCCGTGCGGGCGTAGTTGCAGTTGTAATAGATGGCGGCGTTGCCGCCCGCATTGGTGTCGATGGTCGTGGCAGAAACGTCCCGGACATTCTGGCTGATGACCGCCCCATCTATGCGTCCGGTTCCTGTGCCCGTATAGGTGAGATCGTTCAAGATGTAGATCAAGCCGCGCATCTGGAAGTTCCCGTCGATCACGAGGGATCCCGCGACGATGATCCAGCCGCTGAAGATTCCGCTGGGGTCGGCGGGAGCGTTGCCGCGGATGCCCACCGACGCGAAGTCGCTCGTTGGCGTGGTGCTCGGCCCGGCGGCGTCGATGTTCTGCCCGCTGATCGTATCCACGTAGATGATGCCGTTTGGAAGCCGGTTGCTCGGGTTGAAATCCACCGAGCCTTGGTAGTAGGTCCCTTGGGCCTTGGCAAAGGTCTTCAGCGCGCTGAGCTCCGCTTGGGAGTAGGTATAGGGATCGAACGCCGTGTTGGGAAGATTCTGAAACATGTCGCCCGTCTGGTTCGCGGCATTGTTGCCGTCGGCGCCGTAGATCGTTGCCGACCCGCCCGTGACCGTCGCGCCCAGGCTCCAGGTGCCCGCCTTGTTGCCGCAGCTCGTGTCGGCCCGGGAGTCGACGATGGAGTTCCCGCTGGCGGAGATCTCGCCGCGCACGACCAATCCGGCCGGGGGATCAAGGAATCGGATCTTGTAGACGGTCGCGATGATCTTTTGCTTGGCCTTCGGAGCCGAGCCTGCATTGGTCGGCGCCCAGCCGGTCGCCACGATATTGCGCTCGTTCGCGGCCGCCCCATTGGTGACGGAGATGGTGAAAACGCCCACCTGAAGACCGTTCAGGACCACGGGGATTGCCGTGGCGCCATTGTAGGGTGCCGCGGGCGTGATCAGCGGGCTCGGGATGCCATTCGCACTGGCCGGATTGTTGAGCGCCCAGATGGCCCGCTCGACCGCGCTCTCGGCGACGGCGCGGGCCTGAGCGACCTGCAGCTGATTGTTCGCCAGCAGGGGCTCCGAGGCCGCCATCATCGAGAACGCGATGATGAGCGCAGAGAGGATTAGCATGGTCAGCAAGGCCATGGGCAGCGCGACCCCGCGCTGGCACCGCGTGAGAATCAAGAGACGATGGAAACGCATGCCGTCCTCCTCTCCCTCGGGACCTCCGGGAGGTTCGTTGAAGGCTGGATCATTCGAGACGTTCCATAGCAAGATCAGTTCCCGGCCCACCCTGATGGGCCTGAGATCATCGGTTCAGTCGGGTGGGCTCTTCAGCGGCGCGGCAATGCTCTTCTGTTTCATGCACTTCTGGACGTCGATGACGAGGGCGAGTTGGGAGCCAGCCGTCGAGAATCACGGGATTCCAAATCGCAGAATGCGATGCTCGAGTCACGCGACGGACACCCGGATGTCAAGCGTCAAGCGGCTGTCACCTGCGCGGAACCACCCCGTGACCAGGAACTGGGCGCCACGGACCGGAGCGTGACCGGAACTTGGGCGTGAGGAACATCTCGGGTCCGGCCCGGACCGCGGCCGTCTGACTTAGCGAGGCTGGGGAAAGTCGTCGCGCACGGCGATGCTGTTGCCGGGATCCAAGTCGAGCTGCTTCTCTTCGCCCGGCTTGAGCTCAACGCGGAGCCGCCAGATCGGCTGGCCCGCGACGCGGTTCGTCAGCATGTAGGGCCCGGGTCGAACGTCGGGGAACTTGAAGTCCCCGTTCTCGTCCGTCCGGAGATTGTAGCGCTCTTCCTTGGTCGGGCTGTCCGGCTGGCCCACCAGAAACAGCTGGAGCCGCCGCATCGTCTCCGGCGTGGCGCCCTTCTCCGCGAAGAGCGCGCGGCCCACCAGCACGGCATTACCCAGTTGGCGCTCGCGCTCGACTGACCGGCTCGGCTCCGAGGGGATATCTGGCAGGGCCCCGGCACGGGCGAGCCACCCTCGCGACTCGACGCCTTCCCGCGAGCCGGGAGGGGCACTGACCATCACCCACTGGAACTCGCGAATCGCGGCCGCGCGGTCCGTGTACGAGAGCGCGACTCCGAGTCCGTAGCGGAGGGGCACGCTCTCCGGCGCGCGCTCGAGCGCCTCGCGAAAGAGGCCCACGGCCTCGGCGAAGCGGCCGGCCTCCAGAGCGGCGCCGGCACGCGAGGCTGGATCCGCTTCGACGCGAGCGGACGGCGTGGGCGCCTGCGCCTTGCAGCCAGGGCCGGCCAGCACGAGGAATCCCAGTAGGGCGAGGCTGCGCGGGTGCACGTTAGCCTGAGATTTCCTTGTCGGTCCCCGACTCTACGTGTTCCGGAGACGGACCAGCATCTCGATGGTGGCCTGCTGGTTCGAGTCCGAATAGCTGGCCACGGACTCCTCGGTGCCGGTCACGAGCTGAAGGCGGACCAGCCTGACGCTTGCCGCGGCGGCGGTCGTGGTGCCGGTATTAGTGGAGCCGTCATAGGCCGAAAAGTATGTCAGGGTGAATGTGCGGACGCCGCCGATGAGCGGCGTGGTGACGCCGCCCGCGGTTCGGTTGATCACGGCGCCGGCAAGCTGGTACTGGATCGTGATGCCGTTTTCGTCCACGAATGTCATGTTGGTGGCGCTCGGGATAGCGGTCACGGACTGGGCCGAGCGCAGCTCGCGGACCATCAGCTCGAGGGCGACGCGCCCGTTCTGCTGCGCCTCGACCCGGCGGGAGCCTATGAGGTAGCTCTGCTGGCCCTGCATCTGCACAGTCACCAGACCGGCCAGCATAAGGCCCAGGATGGCGATGACGACGAGAAGCTCGGCCAGGGTGAAGCCGCGCTGCTCACGGGCGAGCTGAAGCATGGCCTTCATCGCTGCGCCATCAGCATGGACACCATGGCGCTCTTCGTGGTGCCGACAGCCGCGAGACCGGTGGCGGTCGAGGGCCGGTAGCTCACGGCGACCGTGACCTGGCGAAGACCAGGGTCCACGATGCCGCCGCATCCCGCGCCCACGCCGCAGTCGGCGATGCGGACCGTCCGCGCATAGCCGCTGTATGGCGCCGCCATCGGGCTTTCGTCAGGGAAGGTGGTCGCGCCTCCGGAGGTCGGGGCCACGGAGGTCGATGCCGAGACTCCGAGAGTGTCGGCAGCAGGTGCGGCTACCCATTGCGCATTGCGGACCTGTTCGAGCCTCTGATTGGCGAGAAAGGTGGCGGTGGAGAGCTGCTGGCCCTCCTGGATGCCATAACTCGCGGTCGGAACCGCGGACAGGAGGCCGACGAGGCCGATCCCGATGATGACGCAGGCGACCAGGATCTCCGCCAGCGACATCCCCCGCTGGTCCGCGACGAAGAATCGGAGCACGCGACGCATCTATGGGCTCGTCACCCGGCCAGTCAGGGCAATCGAGATCGTCATCGTCGTGCCGGTGGTCGAGTTGGTCATGGTGTAGATGGTCGCGGCGCCGGCCGCACCGAGGTAATTGAAGGTCACGCTATTGAGCGGTCCGATTGTGAATCCCTGCGGCAGGTTGATATTGCCGGTGACATCGGTGCCCGCCCCGGTCCAGGCGGCGCCAGCGCAGTTGCCCAGCAGGAGGACCATCTGGCCATTGTTGGGCAGGGTGACGCAGACCGTATCGTTCTGCCTTATGGCGAGCTCGCGGGCCTGATTGAAGAGCGTCATGACCTGCTGGACATCTGCACGCGCCGCGGCGGCCTGATAGTAGCTGAGGAAGAACGGAACGGTCATGACGAACAGCACGCCGACCACGGCAATGAACACGATGAGCTCGGTCAGGCTGAAGCCGGCCTCCCGGCAGGGGCCCCGGCCTGCCGTCTGATCCCCGCGCTGAGCCGCTCGAATCATGTCATGCCTCCGTAGAGTGTCCGCTGGGCGAGCACACCAGCCTGTTCCGATCCCAGACAGAGCAGGATCAGTGCCACCTCAGGCATGGAATTCAGAGCTACCTTGACCGGATCAGAGCGAGACGGGTGTTGGCTAGAGAAAACGTGTTTACGATTAGATACTTTGTGGCGGTATAGAGGAATGCGAGGGGCGCTAAGATCCGCCCAATTTCAGGGCGGCCTTGATTGACCCGAAGGGCCTTGCGGTCGTTTGCGACTCATGAGGTGCGTCACCCCACGAACTCGTGTCATCACGAACAACACCCCGCCCCTGACGGTCCATGGGGCGATCGAGCCCGGCCACGCGTCTCTTCGAGGAACATCTCGCGGAGCTTGGCCTTCTGGACCTTGTCGCCATGGGGGCCTGGGGTGCGGGGGACGTCGGCGACGATGCGGACGTGGCGGGGAACTTTGAACGAGGCGATCTTGCCCTTGCAGTGGGCGATGATGTCGGCCTCGGTGAGGGATTCGCCCTCGCGAGGGATCACAAAGGCTACGGGCGCCTCGTTGAGCTTCGGGTCGGGCACGCCGATCACGAAGGCCTGCGACACCTGGGGGTGCGTCATGATGAAGCCCTCGATCTCCGCCGGGGCCACCATGAAGTGGCTGATCCTCAGGGCCTCTCGCAGCCGTCCCTTGAAGATGGTGCGCCCCTCGGCGTCACGCACGGCGAGATCGCCCGTCTTGAACCAGCCGTCTGGCGAGAAGGCCCTGGCCGTCTCCTCCGGCTTCTTGTAGTAGCCCCGCGTGACGAGCGGCCCGCGGAACCACAGCTCGCCCTCCTGTCCCACGGGCATGTCCTCACCCGTCTCAGGATCGACGACACGCACCTCGATGCCCTCGGCCGGCCACACGCCGGGGATCGCCCGCGACGCCTCGCTCTCGTCGAGGTAGTGGAGCATGCACAAGGCATTGAGCTCCGTCATGCCATAGGGCTGATAGGCCTGAGGGACGCCGAGGGTGTGGACGATGTCCTCGAAGAGTCCATCGCGGCCGCCCCCCGTCATGCCGAAGCCGCCCGTGCGAAGCGTCGAACGCTTGCCGCGAGCCAGGTCCGGATGGTCCAGCACCGCGATGGCCATGGCGTCCACCGCGTTCCAGATCGTGATTCCTTCGCGCTCGATGAGGTGCAGGGCCACCGCGGGGTCGAACGTCTCCATGAGCACGAGGCAGCCGCCGTGGGCGAAGGTGGAGAGCGGGATGCAGAGCCCGCCCCAGGTCCCCGTCAGCGGCAGGGCGTGTAGGACGCGGTCGGTCTCCGTGACGCCGAGCACCTTGCCCGCGTACCAGCCGTGGGGGACGGCGTTCCGGTGGCTGATCAGGGCGCCCTTCGGGAACGAGGTGGTGCCAGACGTGTAGAGGATTATCCACGGATCGTCCGGTTCCGCCGCCTTGGCGACGTCATCGATTCGCCATGACCCTCCCTCGGCCTCGGCCGCCTCGCTGAGATCGTGAAGCCCGAGGCAGCCGGGATGAGGATCTTCGCAGTCCACAATGATCCGCTTGAGGTTCGGAAAGTTCTCCGCCTCGAGGTCGCCGGGCTCGGCCTCGTGGAGACCGGGGATGACCCTTTCCAGGGTCTCGAGGTAGTCGACGGGACCCAGATGATCGGTCAGGATGAGGGTGGTGGCTTCCGACTGATCGAGGATGTACCCGAGCTCGTGCGCCTTGTAGCGCGTGTTGAGCGAGACCACCACGGCGCCGAGCATGGCGCACGCGTACTGGATGAAGAACCACTCCGGGCGATTGGGGAGCCAGAGGGCGACCGTGTGGCCCCTTTCCACTCCGGCGGCGAAGAGGGCGCGGGCGCACCGGTTGACGCGCTGGTAGAACTCGGCATACGTGATGCGCCGGTCGGCGGCCACAATGGCTTCCCGCTCCGGGAAGCGCTCGGCCACCGCGGCCAGCATGCCGCCCGCCGTCGAGTCGAGGAATGGGTTGGGCCCGAAATCTCGCGGCATGGGCCACATCCTATCACTCGACTTTCCGGCGAGTCAGATCACCCCGTCGGCTTTGAGTCTCTCGATCTCGGCGTCGGAAAGGCCGAGCTCGCCCGCGTAAACCTCGCGGTTGTGGGCGCCCAGCGGGGGGCCGACCCAGCGGATGGTGCCCGGCGTGTCGGAGAGGCGCGGAGTGGGCGCGCTCATCGTCGCCGTGCCCAGCTCGGGGTCCGGCAGGTCCACGAAGGTGTGGCGGGCCTTGAAGTGCGGGTCCTCCATGATGTCGGCGATGTCGTAGACGGGGGCCGCGGTCAGCCCCTCCGTCTCGAAGAGCCGGACGATCTCTTCGCGCGAGCGCTGGCCAATCGCCTCCGCGATGGCCTGGTCGACCGCCTCGCCATTGGCGATGCGCGCGTCGTTCGTCGCGAAGCGCGGGTCGGCGAGCAGGCCCCCGATGCCGAGGGCCTTGAACATGGCGTCCGCCGAAGCCGGCGTGGAGGCCGAGAGGGCCACCCACTTGCCGTCGTTGGTCCGGTACGTTCCGCGCGGGCTCGCGTTGTGCGAGCGGTTGCCGATGCGCTCGCGCACGATGCCGTGGGCCCGGTACTCGATGGGATTGGGGCCGAGGATGGAGAGGAGCGGCTCGTAGAGCGGCACGTCGATCACCTGGCCGCGGCCGGAGACGCGGTCGCG
This genomic stretch from Candidatus Methylomirabilota bacterium harbors:
- the ccrA gene encoding crotonyl-CoA carboxylase/reductase — its product is MADLYDIGEKPPLGEVPARMHAYLVRQNRFGQPRDAWKREIIPTPTIGPDEVLIYVMASGINYNNVWAALGQPLDVIAERQKLGEPEDFHAGGSDCSGIVWAVGKDVKNVKVGDEVIIHSGWWRPDDPWVLSGKDPMLAESTRIWGYQTNYGSYCQFARAQAHQCVPKPRRLTWEAAGCFLLCGSTAYRMLMGWAPHTVERGDVVLVWGATGGLGSMALEITRAQGGRAVAVVSDEAKRKFCTEHGAAGVINRTQFDHWGPMPDTKDGKAYGNWAKGARAFGKAVWDALGEKTNPRIVFEHPGESTLPTSEFVCATGGMIVICAGTTGYNVTLDLRYHWMRQKRFQGSHLSNDEQAAAVTKLVAAGQVDPCLSQTYAFDDIPECHQLMLENKHPYGNMGVLVNAPKPGLGAS
- a CDS encoding enoyl-CoA hydratase/isomerase family protein; this encodes MTSKVQVEIKAPVATITLNKPERLNALDLEVWEGIREAADAVDSAPGVRVVILQGAGGAFCSGLDVKAGSTLGAMLEGSAGAALPQIRHHLAHLQECFTRLERVRVPVIAAIQRVCMGAGMELALCCDIRIAAEGTVFSIPEVQLGIIPDMGGTQRLPRTIGIGMAKELIYSARRFDAAEALRIGFVNHVYPAGEIQARAAELAAEIAANGPLAVQAAKQAIDGTYWRERDAWLAWEADQAAGPLLSDDRKAGMRAAAERKRADFQGK
- a CDS encoding TIGR03617 family F420-dependent LLM class oxidoreductase gives rise to the protein MKLDIGMLSHDLKTLPDYARKVEAMGYDCLWSAETQHDPFLPLAVAASVTESVKLGTNIATVFSRSPMITAMIAWDLQKASGGRFMLGLGTQVKAHNERRFSVKFESPGPKMAEAVRAVRAIWDCWQNGTKLNFKGQFYTFDVMTPFFNPGPIDRPNVPIYIAAVNTYMCGVAGEFCDGMHVHPFNSPKYLREVVHPSVEAGLKKSGRSRKDFTYATASFVIVGDTEKERRDQELMVKQQISFYASTRTYQPVLDVHGWGGLSAQLHKKSVEGDWKGMAELITDEMLDTYAVTATYDKLHDKIMERYQGLLDRTSLYQPYQPNLGDPRLPALVKQFNG
- a CDS encoding tetratricopeptide repeat protein, producing the protein MHPRSLALLGFLVLAGPGCKAQAPTPSARVEADPASRAGAALEAGRFAEAVGLFREALERAPESVPLRYGLGVALSYTDRAAAIREFQWVMVSAPPGSREGVESRGWLARAGALPDIPSEPSRSVERERQLGNAVLVGRALFAEKGATPETMRRLQLFLVGQPDSPTKEERYNLRTDENGDFKFPDVRPGPYMLTNRVAGQPIWRLRVELKPGEEKQLDLDPGNSIAVRDDFPQPR
- a CDS encoding prepilin-type N-terminal cleavage/methylation domain-containing protein, with product MKAMLQLAREQRGFTLAELLVVIAILGLMLAGLVTVQMQGQQSYLIGSRRVEAQQNGRVALELMVRELRSAQSVTAIPSATNMTFVDENGITIQYQLAGAVINRTAGGVTTPLIGGVRTFTLTYFSAYDGSTNTGTTTAAAASVRLVRLQLVTGTEESVASYSDSNQQATIEMLVRLRNT
- a CDS encoding prepilin-type N-terminal cleavage/methylation domain-containing protein — translated: MRRVLRFFVADQRGMSLAEILVACVIIGIGLVGLLSAVPTASYGIQEGQQLSTATFLANQRLEQVRNAQWVAAPAADTLGVSASTSVAPTSGGATTFPDESPMAAPYSGYARTVRIADCGVGAGCGGIVDPGLRQVTVAVSYRPSTATGLAAVGTTKSAMVSMLMAQR
- a CDS encoding type II secretion system protein → MIRAAQRGDQTAGRGPCREAGFSLTELIVFIAVVGVLFVMTVPFFLSYYQAAAARADVQQVMTLFNQARELAIRQNDTVCVTLPNNGQMVLLLGNCAGAAWTGAGTDVTGNINLPQGFTIGPLNSVTFNYLGAAGAATIYTMTNSTTGTTMTISIALTGRVTSP
- a CDS encoding AMP-binding protein, which encodes MPRDFGPNPFLDSTAGGMLAAVAERFPEREAIVAADRRITYAEFYQRVNRCARALFAAGVERGHTVALWLPNRPEWFFIQYACAMLGAVVVSLNTRYKAHELGYILDQSEATTLILTDHLGPVDYLETLERVIPGLHEAEPGDLEAENFPNLKRIIVDCEDPHPGCLGLHDLSEAAEAEGGSWRIDDVAKAAEPDDPWIILYTSGTTSFPKGALISHRNAVPHGWYAGKVLGVTETDRVLHALPLTGTWGGLCIPLSTFAHGGCLVLMETFDPAVALHLIEREGITIWNAVDAMAIAVLDHPDLARGKRSTLRTGGFGMTGGGRDGLFEDIVHTLGVPQAYQPYGMTELNALCMLHYLDESEASRAIPGVWPAEGIEVRVVDPETGEDMPVGQEGELWFRGPLVTRGYYKKPEETARAFSPDGWFKTGDLAVRDAEGRTIFKGRLREALRISHFMVAPAEIEGFIMTHPQVSQAFVIGVPDPKLNEAPVAFVIPREGESLTEADIIAHCKGKIASFKVPRHVRIVADVPRTPGPHGDKVQKAKLREMFLEETRGRARSPHGPSGAGCCS
- a CDS encoding CoA transferase, whose amino-acid sequence is MSAAPGALGDLRVVDCSRLIAGGVLATMLADLGADVVKIENPKAGDPLRTWSKSLGELWWKVYARGKRSITLNLTKAEGQALLKRLARNADVLIENYVPGTFETWGLGWEALSKENPRLVMVRVSGWGQDGPYRDRPGFGTMVEAMSGFAATTGPAESPTLPSFPMADMVAAQAGAVAVLAALRHRDRVSGRGQVIDVPLYEPLLSILGPNPIEYRAHGIVRERIGNRSHNASPRGTYRTNDGKWVALSASTPASADAMFKALGIGGLLADPRFATNDARIANGEAVDQAIAEAIGQRSREEIVRLFETEGLTAAPVYDIADIMEDPHFKARHTFVDLPDPELGTATMSAPTPRLSDTPGTIRWVGPPLGAHNREVYAGELGLSDAEIERLKADGVI